In one Legionella clemsonensis genomic region, the following are encoded:
- the cydB gene encoding cytochrome d ubiquinol oxidase subunit II — MLPFVFAVLLAFIIIMYVILDGFDLGIGILFPFTGNEVERDRMMNSIAPVWDGNETWLVFGGAMLYGAFPQVYGLLLPILYMPLMLMLISLIFRGVSFEFRFKANKTKALWNWLFSLSSFAATFFQGVVLGCFVQGFPIDESVMTINDTDWLTPFSLLTGVALVSGYGLLGATWMIFKSEGRLQRKMIHYAKGLLIIISFFLLLISIWTPLHNTEIFQRWYSFPNVLLLSPLPLITLIVIYFTWKNLSAIRRKNLSVLHEVKPFAGSIIIFLCSYVGIAISVYPYLIPHQITIWEAAAPNSTLVFILIGVVILLPVLLTYTGYAYYIFRGKSDEYYHH, encoded by the coding sequence ATGTTGCCTTTTGTCTTTGCAGTGCTTTTGGCATTTATCATAATAATGTATGTCATTCTTGATGGATTTGATTTGGGAATTGGTATTCTATTTCCCTTCACTGGTAATGAAGTTGAGCGTGATCGAATGATGAATTCCATTGCGCCGGTATGGGACGGAAATGAGACCTGGCTTGTTTTTGGTGGAGCGATGCTCTATGGTGCCTTTCCACAAGTTTATGGACTGTTGCTACCTATTTTATATATGCCCTTAATGTTAATGCTTATCTCGTTAATTTTTCGGGGGGTAAGTTTTGAGTTTCGATTTAAAGCTAATAAAACCAAGGCATTATGGAATTGGTTATTTTCTTTAAGCTCCTTTGCTGCTACCTTTTTCCAGGGTGTAGTGCTTGGATGCTTCGTGCAAGGATTTCCTATTGATGAATCCGTTATGACTATCAATGATACAGATTGGCTGACCCCATTCAGCTTACTTACCGGCGTTGCTTTGGTTAGTGGCTATGGTTTATTAGGGGCCACCTGGATGATTTTTAAGAGCGAAGGGCGTTTGCAGAGAAAAATGATTCATTATGCGAAAGGATTGCTAATTATTATTAGTTTCTTTTTATTGTTGATAAGCATATGGACACCTCTTCATAATACTGAAATTTTCCAGCGGTGGTATAGTTTTCCCAACGTCCTTTTATTAAGCCCGTTGCCTTTAATTACCCTGATTGTGATTTATTTTACCTGGAAAAATTTATCGGCTATTCGTAGAAAAAATTTGTCTGTACTGCATGAAGTAAAGCCTTTTGCAGGTAGTATTATAATTTTTCTTTGTTCTTATGTGGGTATTGCAATCAGTGTATACCCCTATCTTATTCCTCACCAGATAACCATCTGGGAGGCGGCAGCACCCAATTCAACCTTAGTGTTTATTTTAATTGGTGTTGTTATTCTTTTACCCGTCTTACTAACCTATACCGGCTACGCTTATTACATTTTTCGAGGTAAATCAGACGAATATTATCATCATTAG